In the Blastocatellia bacterium genome, one interval contains:
- a CDS encoding CAP domain-containing protein: MFALTCLNQLPVYSTFAYPTLSTNQINQLKQHILSLINQERASFGLRPVELDDFASKVAASHCQEMLDYEFTSHWNQAGLKPYMRYSYAGGVDAVMENVAGKWSNSGLDPARIPSIVEQLHLAMFNEYPPNDSHRRTILQPQHTHVGLAFFFNQNRLQIAEEFVAHYVDVEPIARKIKLGEDIVIKGELLFEATELHTIDVFYEPFPEKMTIDFLNRTTQYGFPKDRLVLHTKTADGYSYPDGTTGSIEVDKETGKFSCLISSKEGKPGIYTLVVWINHEGRKFPATNICVEVK; the protein is encoded by the coding sequence TTGTTTGCATTAACTTGTCTTAATCAACTACCTGTTTATTCAACTTTTGCTTATCCAACTTTATCAACAAATCAAATTAATCAACTTAAGCAGCATATTTTAAGCTTAATTAATCAAGAGCGAGCTAGTTTTGGCCTTAGACCTGTTGAACTAGATGATTTTGCTAGCAAAGTTGCAGCGAGCCATTGCCAAGAAATGCTAGATTATGAGTTTACAAGCCATTGGAACCAAGCAGGCTTAAAACCTTATATGCGCTATTCTTATGCAGGCGGAGTTGATGCTGTTATGGAAAATGTTGCTGGAAAATGGAGCAATAGCGGCTTAGACCCTGCTCGGATTCCATCAATAGTTGAGCAACTTCATTTAGCAATGTTTAATGAATACCCACCAAATGACAGTCATCGCCGAACTATTTTGCAACCACAACATACACATGTTGGACTAGCATTTTTCTTTAATCAAAACCGCTTACAAATAGCAGAAGAATTTGTTGCACACTATGTTGATGTTGAGCCAATTGCACGAAAAATCAAGCTTGGCGAAGATATTGTAATTAAAGGAGAACTACTTTTTGAAGCAACTGAACTTCATACAATAGATGTCTTTTATGAACCGTTCCCAGAAAAAATGACTATAGATTTTCTTAATAGGACAACCCAATATGGTTTTCCTAAAGATCGTCTTGTGCTACATACTAAAACGGCAGATGGTTATAGCTACCCAGATGGAACAACGGGAAGTATAGAAGTTGATAAAGAAACAGGGAAGTTTTCTTGTCTAATTAGCTCAAAAGAAGGAAAACCAGGAATTTACACTCTAGTAGTTTGGATTAATCATGAAGGACGCAAATTCCCAGCCACCAATATTTGTGTAGAGGTTAAGTAA
- a CDS encoding GNAT family N-acetyltransferase: MFYIEKLRRDHAVENFDCGQEDLNRFLVRFAFANQLANASQTYLGLSDNFIVGFYTIVVGEIAYDDAPDRLTKGLARYPVPVAILARLAVNIDWQGKGVGAGLLKDAMKRILQAADIIGIRAFIVHAKDENARRFYERFNFVSSPTDPLHLYLLIKDIRKIAGL; the protein is encoded by the coding sequence TTGTTTTATATAGAAAAACTACGGCGAGATCATGCGGTAGAAAATTTTGACTGTGGGCAGGAAGATCTTAATCGGTTTCTTGTGCGCTTTGCATTTGCTAATCAATTAGCTAATGCTTCACAAACTTATTTAGGTTTATCAGACAATTTTATTGTTGGATTCTACACAATTGTTGTAGGAGAAATTGCTTATGATGATGCACCAGACAGGCTTACTAAAGGTTTAGCACGTTATCCTGTACCAGTAGCAATATTAGCGCGTTTAGCCGTAAATATTGATTGGCAAGGAAAAGGCGTTGGAGCAGGTTTATTAAAAGATGCAATGAAGCGAATATTGCAAGCGGCTGATATTATAGGAATTAGAGCATTTATTGTTCATGCAAAAGATGAAAATGCAAGACGCTTTTATGAAAGATTTAATTTTGTTTCTTCTCCTACAGATCCACTACATTTATATTTATTAATTAAAGATATTCGTAAAATTGCAGGACTATAG
- a CDS encoding DUF1778 domain-containing protein, protein MSSKTTKTQKLDIRLTPEAKQKLYSAATLLQRSVSEFVLESALARAEETLADRKHFGLKAEQWTAFIEALDKEVMTLPRLQQLFDEPSVFEKQEI, encoded by the coding sequence ATGTCTAGTAAAACAACCAAAACACAAAAACTTGATATACGCTTAACACCTGAAGCCAAACAAAAACTTTATTCTGCTGCTACACTTCTACAACGTTCTGTAAGTGAGTTTGTCTTAGAAAGTGCGCTTGCCCGTGCAGAAGAAACCTTAGCTGACCGAAAACATTTTGGTCTTAAAGCTGAACAATGGACAGCCTTTATAGAAGCTTTAGACAAAGAAGTAATGACATTGCCTAGGTTGCAACAACTTTTTGATGAGCCAAGTGTTTTTGAAAAGCAGGAGATTTAG
- a CDS encoding PrsW family intramembrane metalloprotease, protein MSIIILSLLPCLFWLVFFYVQDWYDREPISLVAITFLLGIFSTIPALVLNTVGMLFVAIFLGQENFLANFVMFFGIVGPVEETVKLLAVLVFAYKLPEFDEPIDGVIYSAAAALGFAAAENVLYVSQFKSLDILTVRGPLANAGHALFSAFWGLALSRAKAAPNSGGQRTNIILYGLLAAAIVHGLYNFILSMLGDASIIVSFLPIFLLMGGMFWYVEHKVLGFIKTSPKRPTTNKLKAMLKCPQCGQLGKAGLTCRGCRNKLPQIDLGEMRSCSKCSEINQPGAVQCSRCYNSLLAITHSAPTTVYPHFIKITESGTEQTVHILDKPTTNIGKTLDNDFVLDDETIENRHARIFWDERGFHVLQDLGSINGIFINGQRVNEGHLQNGYEVRLGQIRLVYRALSIMQM, encoded by the coding sequence ATGTCAATAATAATTTTATCTCTGCTGCCCTGTCTTTTTTGGTTAGTTTTTTTTTATGTTCAAGATTGGTATGACCGAGAACCTATTTCTTTAGTTGCCATTACATTTTTATTAGGCATTTTTTCTACTATACCAGCACTAGTTCTTAATACAGTAGGAATGCTTTTTGTAGCAATATTTTTAGGACAAGAAAATTTTCTAGCAAATTTTGTAATGTTTTTTGGGATAGTTGGGCCAGTAGAGGAAACAGTTAAATTGTTGGCTGTACTTGTATTTGCCTATAAATTACCTGAATTTGACGAGCCTATTGATGGGGTAATTTACTCTGCTGCGGCAGCATTAGGATTTGCAGCAGCAGAAAATGTTTTATATGTTAGCCAATTTAAGAGCTTAGATATTCTAACTGTTCGAGGTCCCCTAGCTAACGCTGGACACGCTTTATTTTCTGCCTTTTGGGGTCTTGCCCTTAGCCGTGCTAAAGCCGCACCAAATAGCGGCGGTCAAAGAACAAATATAATTCTTTATGGATTATTGGCTGCTGCCATTGTTCACGGTCTTTATAATTTTATTTTATCTATGCTAGGCGATGCTTCTATTATTGTGTCATTTCTACCAATTTTCTTATTAATGGGTGGAATGTTTTGGTATGTAGAGCATAAAGTATTAGGTTTTATTAAAACTTCTCCTAAACGTCCAACTACAAACAAGTTAAAAGCAATGCTAAAATGCCCTCAGTGTGGTCAATTAGGTAAGGCAGGCTTAACTTGTCGTGGTTGTCGTAACAAATTGCCACAAATTGACTTAGGGGAAATGCGCTCTTGTAGCAAATGTAGTGAAATTAACCAGCCTGGCGCAGTTCAATGTAGCCGATGTTATAACAGTTTGCTGGCTATAACACATTCTGCACCTACAACAGTTTATCCACATTTTATTAAAATAACTGAGTCTGGAACCGAACAAACAGTTCATATTTTAGATAAACCTACAACAAATATAGGTAAAACTCTGGATAATGATTTTGTTTTAGATGATGAAACTATAGAAAATCGCCATGCACGTATTTTTTGGGATGAACGAGGTTTTCATGTCCTCCAAGATTTAGGTAGTATCAACGGTATTTTTATTAATGGTCAGCGAGTTAACGAAGGTCATTTGCAAAACGGCTATGAAGTAAGATTAGGTCAAATTCGCCTAGTTTATCGGGCTTTAAGCATTATGCAAATGTAG